The segment TGAGAACGCAATCATCGACGAACatttcatcatacatgtatacatgaataaaaGTAAATGAGAAGGCGGAGAAACGTCACCCTTTTGCGGGACATAGCCACACAGAAAAAAGCGGGAAATCGTCGCTACATGAAAATTATTTGTCTCAAAATTTTCTTCGTTCTTAGTAAAGTCGTAGTATAGGAGACCCTCGATATCTGAATCACGTGATGGTTCTTGTAGGAAGAGTTACCTTCCCTGAATACGATTGAAAATTGAGTAACATTAACTTACAGTCCTGTTAAACATTCATCTtgactgaaatttatttcaaaatacattgtacaGGCTTATAGGAAGTGAATTCCCTTTCAATACTTTTCCAGAATCTTTTCAGATGTAGTGATCTCGTAAAATATGatcaacaatacatgtatgtgaaaattTACTACATAAAACCTCGGTTTTACTATTGTTACAAACACATTcatttgaatattgtgaaaacgTCAACAATTTTTTAAAGCATACCAAAACGCTATTTTGTGAACTTCATTTTTAATTGAGCTTTCCTCAGTGTTAAACTACAGCGACATTTAACTTTGTGCTCTTGCAAAAAGTTCTGTAAGTGCCATTTTATTACCATGTATACAATAATAATTAAGAATTCCCCACAAAAAAGTATATCATATCAATCAAATTCTCTCTGAatagtttaaaaaaagaaaagaaaaagagaatTGATGGACAAATTCTACAAAATAAGAgtgtaacgtatttacattaacttctgggatcgtacctggtcaattccagggtttggggtattcaacaataactaatttaaactaattggtatgattttagtggactgccaaaatatacaaatatgtcctaaccttatctaggtaaattataatcaaacagagaatcactatatcaatcagaggcaGGCAACGGTAACTGGTAGTGCTAACTTAACAAAATGTAGAGCccagtcgccctcggattaccccatatactgtaggacgccttattcaggacggacagtatatgtggtagcccttcaaccactacactctctgtaggatgccttattcaggacggacaatgagtatAGCGGCCTGAACGACGGTCTGTTCAAccaatgcggacgacaccaaaaacgaactatggctagcctctttactggaggtcaacctcttcgtggcaggccagacttctgatggccttccaaattcactctctaactgtaagaacaggcgaggaattgTTTACTATGAATACTTTATTAGTACACATAATCTCGTCCTCTCAACTTGGCTGGGTCTTCTATCAGAATCACACTGACGACTGCGGAGTCTCGGTATTTATACATAATTGAGATCACGTGATGTAAAGTGACTAATTGAGAACTCCAcatggtcgtacctcaaatatccggaatcattacaaaggggggggggggtgttaaaaaaattatgccAAGAGCAGCGATTTTCTCACTCTTTGGGGATTGAGAGCCTAACAATATTGTTATTACAACGTACAAACAGCTATCCCGTGAAACGTAACATACTTTAGTAGGCTATGTTGTCATACATGTCACTAGTAGAGTGACCAAACTAACTACTATGGCGCTCAGTTTCTCCACATCTccattttcattgcacatttCTTACAAAATAACTAAACATGACAAAGTCTATTTATCTAAGCGGAATATCCTCCATTTTGTATCAAAATGTTCAAGGAATTTCAGTCACAGTATTAATTAACTATAGACTACGTGGCctatttgtttataattttacTATCCCTCCCAATCTCTGGCCTCTGTTTCCTTCCCCAGTGTCAGGTGTTTACCTGGACAGGTAATCTTAACAATCCCAGTCTAATTTGGGATTTCCTTTAATTGACAGATTCAATAAGCTTTAAAGAAGTAAACACATATTTTAAAGCGGTTCCGATTAACACAATTGGTGTTGATAACACAATATCCtgtattaattaaaataatGTAGTTCGAGAACAATGTGTTTAAAAGCCTGTGGAGGGAGATGGATGTCAGATAAAGGGCCCTCTAGATGGAATCAATTAGTAGACAAGCTCCTCCGTCCTTCTGAAGGTTATATgacacatttcagaaatggCTGTCTCACAAAATAACGTGGAAGAAAGGGTCTTAAAACTATGGGTAAGTTTCTGATCATCCTCATTTcctatgatatgaaaaatttcCTGGCATGtcggtttttttctttctttttttattggGGTCGTACTCGTTacttttgattaaatgtactCGGTGCATTAGAGAGGGGAAGCTGTGGGTACAGAATATGGAATATAACGTTAGGTTTGAACAGATTTTATTGTATGTAGAGACAAGGAAATAAGTTCTGATAATTCACCAGTTTCTCCGCTCAAGTTAGTATACATGATTCGGTACAACGGTCATTATAGCTATACTTACAAAACATCGAAATAAACAAGTGGTATAAGTATACACGCATTAATCAAATCTACCagattcaattatatatttGGGAACGTTAGGATTTAATTCGATCCCTCTGCAACTTTCCCCCCTTTTTATTGGTAATTTCACAACATTTTTACTTGCACGACATAATTCATTACCGCGGTACTTTCGCAACACACAGTAATTTCACAATGTGTGCCATTAATTTCACCAAACATTATCATTTCACAATTTGCCTTACAAAAACTATATACTGTTCTAATCAACAGTATGATATTTTCATTATCTCTTTCCACGCgtaattttgttattttctaTTAGACATACAAGTACCATTTTTCTGAAATGTGAATTACAGCAAGTCTGATAATACCACAGAGATTGTTAAACGATTCTGTACATTTAATACTTTGTTTCCTTTCTTCGAGTATTTGTTTTCTATAGTGCATCTATACTTCATCAAACATATGTGTTTTCCTTATGTTTCTTATGAGTTATTCATACGTAATATGTACACGTAGTTCTGAAAACTATGCTGTCAATACTCGGATTGATTTGCGACCCTTTTAATATCTACAAAAGATGCATAatgtatgaaatttacaactgcaATCATACCTTTCCAGATGAAGCATATTACTCAATCAATTGAATTGTACTGAAATTAAACAATCATGTTTGTGCACCaacataatgaaatttacaactgcTATCATACCTTTTCAGATGAAGCATATATACTTAATCAATTGAATTGTACTGAAATTAAATAATCATGTTTGTGCCCCAACATAACAGAgacattttacaaaagaacaaACAGACTAATTATTCTTTGCACTCTTAATACTACAAGTTCTAGTAAACAATCACAATCGTCAAGATGTATTTTGACACCACTGTCACTTCTGTGACGTCTTTATTGGGTGTGCATCGTCTGGGAACGAACAACAGGAAGCGTGGTACCCTAACCATGCTCGCCGTAATGTCCTACTCTGTGGTACCCTAACCATGCTCGCCGTAATGTCCTGTTCTCCGTATTGTCTGTCGTCTCCCTTGGTCGCTATAATTTGGCAGACAACGACAACTACCTATTGTTAAATCTCCCTTTCTTGTTTTTGTTCTAATAGTTCTATTCAATTTCGTTATCCGATAGATGGGATCACATAACAACTGCTCAGAGTAGGTATTGAACTAGAAAAGAGTTCTTTCACCTCCTATGTGTTCAGTGTTACCCCTGATGTTCCAAGTCTAAGACtaattatcaaaatgaataagCAAGCTGTAAGTATAGCTTTctttagacttttttttttttttactatatatatcaaattttgatCCCTTTTGTTTTATACATTTACTGCATGTATCAAAACGAGAACGTCGTCGATATTCGATCATCATTCTCCTTGTCTGTTCCGTTAGTATGCAGGAATTGAATACTAAAACATAAGTGTTTTAACTTTTGTGAAATTGGATAAAGCATTAGATTCGTAAGTCTGAGAGAAGATGGGAAAGAGGTTTACTGACTTTCTTGtagtttgacaaataatgtactTTGTTAATTTTTGCAGATGGCGAATTACAAATCGAAGGTCACATCACTTCAACAGCATCTGACAGACCTTCTAACACAAAAGAAATCTCTCTTGTCAAGGGTAGTGGCAGAAGAATttgataaattcaaattaaCTTCATCTAGGGTAGGTGATTGGTTTTAAATACtacaattctatggtcgttataatgatctaatatTTCCAAAGACAACATATCATGaggtctgacttgtttcatacttaTTATAAAGCCGTTCTTTACAtccttattttgactacggattactccgtttacctgttcaaCATTACAGTGAtaatggcgggtgtgaccggtcaacagggggatgcttacttctccttgGCACCCGATCCACCTCTGGTTTTCTGACCtgctctatattttgtattatgtacaggatttatgagataaattactgtttgttatcttcacctttatcaTAATAATTAGTGTCTTCATTTAAGATTTATCAATGTAGCGTAGATGAAGgataaaacaaacacatgtaGCCCAATAATCAATATATCGATCTTGTATTTTTTGGACTTGGAATTAGTCTGATTTCACTATCAGTAACATCATTAACCCAGTGAACTTTAGAGCATTCGTAATCTCGGTTGTGGTTATTTTGGATTTACGATTAAACTGTAAATATACACGGTTCTTTGGTATGAATCCCCATCTTGTTATTGTACTTACAAAAACGTACATGTCAAAATAGGGTGACAGCACAGCATATTTTCAAACTTACCAGTCGTAAATTGTTACAGTTAAATCGGGGAATCCAAAATGGCGACCAACGTGAACTAATAATgtttgaataattcaaaacgaggcattatttttgttgatggTCAGAAAAACCATTTAAAGTTCTTTAAAAGGAGGTAGTAGATAGTGTCATGTCCTGATATTAAAAGTTCATGTCTCATGCAATACATCTCACATACTTcttatactacatgtagatcTGGCTTTGCAGATTCTGCTTGATAGCACTTTGTGTGAAAAAACCACACCCTTCTGTTAATATTTCCAAAGAACATGCATACCGGTAAATGGAACATTGCTAAGTCTCATCTGTTCCGTTTCTGTGATATGATCTATAAGTTGATAAATGataacaaaccagtgaaatgaaaatgatacaTAACCATCGATGTTGAGATTAAATTACTTATACTATGGCAAGAACTGTATATAGCAAATAACTTTTAATTTAGCTTCCGTTACTTTTTAGCGAAATAGTAAGCAACATATACTTTTACTAGTATTTGCTATTGGTCGACCCTCGCACATGCGTATGCTGTTTTTTCATCGAATAGAAACTTCGGACAATTTTTTATGAtctggacccagttgcacgaCAGTTAGTGAACTTTAACAAACATTTATAACTTCCCATTGactcttacatttacataactTTAACTAAACGTTAACTGTCACTTAAACATAACTCAACTTCGTGCAACTGAAACCTGATCTTTAATGCAACCTATAATATGTTAGAATCTTAGAATAAGTTATCTAGATGAACCGTCTTTCATTATCCTGCTAAGACTTAGTGATTGTATGTGATCTCTGATGAATCTTAACTATAAGCATTATCTCCTCTTGATGTTCCATAGGTCCTGACTGGTGACGCCACGCCTGCTGAAGTCAGACAAACTCTTATTGGTTTAGAGAAGGCTTTAAAGAAAGAAGGACtgttcaaaaatgtaaaatcggGCTTCACTCATCTGAAGAAAGAGTTTCTATCTGTAAGTAGGGACCCAGAAACCCGTTATCAAAATCTTTCATAAACGAAGTAAAATACAGGTTCTCTGTGTGTTTTCATCTCTCAACAAGTCTAAGTAGCAGTAACATATACATTAAGCGTGAATACGCCACcattcaatgttttatatacagAGTTCATCCACCAAGACAATCAGTAAGCCCCCCTCGGATCCCCTGTCAGAACGCCCCCGGAGATCCACCACTTCTGTGATTGGGGAACCAAAGAAGGAGACAGAAAAGAGGTATAGAATCAAACACGTCAATAGGAAAAACACATCGACCAGACATATAGCAAAAGTTAGATTTGATATAATGGCAACGACATCCGAGATGCACTAAGGACCGTCTGCAAGAtatagttttatcaaaatttgtaatttttgcacCTATCGACAGATGACATCTGAAGAAAAAACGTGTTATATGACTGATCATTACCTATATACTTCAAATCACCTTAATCATATATCTGACAGACGAGATGAATACCTTTGAATAAAAGGCATAAAGAAAAAATCTATTTTGTACTAGAGATATAAATTTCCCAGCGgaattttgttgaaaatcacATTGGATTGTTTTCCCCTGTGGGGGAATTTAAATTTCTCAAAGAATTAATTTTTCCTGTAATgtattttcttcttcaaatgatataaatgtaaaGAGTTTGAAAATTGCATTTGCGTAGAACAGTGAAATAGAAATGACATAAGCATTAGAGATCGGGTTTCCATTGTCCTTTTTTCTTTAAAGTGATATGAATGTAAAGTTATATCGTGTTAAAAAATTGCAATTGTATAAAAGAGTCAAATGGAAAGGACAAAATTCATGGAGATCGGTTTTCTATTGTCTTCGATGGTGTCTGTGGTGTCAGATTTCTAATTCTTTACGAAAGTAAGACGGTGTTTCGTTTAGCTTTAACCACTGGCAGGAAAAGTTTGATAGACACAACAGGTTCAGTGACTTCCACACGATCAACAAACCTTTCAAGGATAAATGTAATTTACACTGTTACGTCAACACCATACCACGTGACAGAAATTAGGTCACTGTTTATAGAACGCAATACATGTACTCGAATGCTGTTGATATGTATCCTTTCGGTACCCGGGGAGTTTGAAGAATGTTCCACTgaaaaagggggaggggattagaaaaaaatatcactGAAAATGTGAAGCACTGTATCAATACACTCTTTGCATCAAGGGGAAATATGGTTAATATTCTACAGAATGCGCATCGGGATCGGTCCTCTCGTGTCCAAAGGCCACGGCGCGGCGGTCACGCCGAACCGACACGAAGTATGCGCGGAATACTTTTTTATAACCTTACCTCCTTCCCTTTCTTTTTGTCACCTTCTATTAAGGTTTCTTTCTTTTGACACCTAGACTGCGTTACCCTGGTTTCCGAGACCTTCCGATTGTGCaaggcctcgggaaccaggctTAGACTGCGTGTGTGCCTATTAAGCGAAACCTATACCGGTCCAATGCTGAAGGGTATggaaatctggaaaaaaatgcATCATGAAACTTATGCTTGTAGCATATTTAAGGATCTATaaaattgaacaaaataaaaGCAGATTATTGCAATTTTACCAACCGATAGGATGTAACTTCCCCTTACAAATAATTCCAAATATGTTATGATATTCTCCTCTGGGACCCAGCGCAGGGGGTTACAATCTCTGTTTTTGGCCATTACGCATTTTAACGCTATGGCTGTGGAAAGGATATGTTGATTTTTATAGTATTTGCCTTTCATACTATGCCATTGTTAATGTGTCTTCCACTATGTTCTGGAAAGTCAACTTCTGGTTCTATCCTTATATTGTCTCTAAACTTTTACAGCCCTAAACGGTGAGTTTTATGTACAAGTAGTTTAGATTCTAGCGAGTGAGTTTTTGCTGTTTACGTAGAGATAGAAGACGAGTTTTCTTTCAATCATACTGTTGCTTCATAGCTAGATTTGTTTAACAATTGTCTTGAAATTAAAACTTAACATTCAAAGGAAGACGCAAGTATAACGTTTATCAAAACCTCTACTTCTAGTTgagttgattttattttcttctttaaaactaACACTAGATTGAAAATACAATGATTCTCAATTATTAAACACCTAAAGTTTTGTTCCTAATTCCATAGAAACATCGCTGTTTATAGTgtatcataatatcaaataattctCTCATGATTTACACCGCGCTCGATTTCAAAGCAGTAAATCTTTAATGTTGTCTCCTCGTTTTCTACCTACGTATAAGGTGATTGTGATATCTAATTTTTACAGACGAATACAGGCAGTGACAACACTGGGAAATGATGAAGTTAAAAATCTGAACAAAGCAGTTGGACGTCTTTTCGACCACCTCAGAATACAAAAGTTATCGGAGATAGCCCGGGAAAGTACCGGGATCCCAGTGACTCATGGACGCTCCCCTACGACGATTGGGAAAAAAGGGGACGACTTTGATGACTTCAAAGAGATCATCCGAAAGGTTCGAGGTCTGGAGAATGAACTACTGAGACAAAAGGCTTCACAAACGACAGAGTTGAAAAGGTCAGTAATTAAAGTTACGAGAATTCCATATTCTGTTACCAATATATGTTACGACTTgcgaaaggtaaagataacgaacagtgatcaatctcataactcctacaagcaatacaaaatagatggttgggcaaacacttgCGAGTCTTGTAAAGTATGATGAATTACGACTTtgttcaatctttttttttttttttaccattttttaCAGATTGGGTGATGAGAACAGGGGGTTACGGAACACTGTAACAGAATTAAGGAGGGAACAAGAGAAGTAAAAGACTAATCCACTTGATGATGTTGATGTATGTGTACAGATGTATTGAATCGGTAATGAAATCTATGATTTATCATTCTCCGATAGATTGAAGGGACTCCAGCCTATCACAAAGGCGGCAAAAGAGAAACAAGTGGAGAAGCTAGAAGAACAATACAACAAACAAAAGAAGGGGATGGAGGGGAAGATTGTGGAGCTGGAGTCAGAATTACAGGAAAATCTGAACACGTGAGTTGTATCCCTACCCGTATAGTCCCTGTAACATTCATAACTTACAATATACCTTAACAAACATGGAGTAGTGCTCATTATAACGATGTAAACCAATTTCGTTTGTAACACGCTATTTGATTAGCTGAGCATCGCACTTTatcttaaaatcattttatcttaTGATAATAGAACTTGCTACGTAAAACTTTCTGATGTCATTAACtcttcagtgcttttatattcTACCTAAAAGCATGATAAAAAGTGCATTATTAGATTGTATGAAGTAAATTTAATACTAAAGTAAGgtattagtaaaaaaaaaaaaaaacccaaaaaccaAGGCTTGCTGCAATTACGGGTGCCGCTTCCGTATGTTTTTGCACTGTAACATACTGTGCTATTCAATCCATTTTCTTAagtatattttattcatttttgttaatatactcttaaataatttcatatcgATTTCAATGAAAGGACTATTTagaaaaacatctttaaaatatgatatgattatggaaatatttaattttacagAACATTGCGAGAAAAAGCTGAACTTGAGCAAATGATAGTTGATGGTGTATCCAAACTGAAGACTTCTATTGCATCCCTGCATACTCGACTTGTGGGGGAAAAGCATCAGAGTGAGCGGACCAAGACCACGCTGACGCTAGATGGCGTGCCGGACGAAAAGAGAAACATAGATATCCTGATCAGCAAGATTCATCAGATTGAGGATAGCGCAGACCTGCTGGAAGAAAAGAACAGCAAACTGGGAAAGTGAGTTGATTATTTAATAGAGAATGGAGAAATCGCACACAGCTACAATTGTAATCAACTCAACAACGTATATTGACTGTCTCATCTGCACAATCTATAAGATACATATATTGATTGTCTCAAATGAAGATTGTATTCAAAACTCTTTCATTGCCAATGGTAACTAAAGTCGAATTACCCATACACTGCTACGGGCGACTAAAGTCGAATTGAATTTTTTCTCATTAAAATTTTCGCAATTTTCAAACCATGTCGATAGAGTGGGTAGTGTTACACGATATGTTTACCGATCAAAAGCCAAGATGTTGTCCAGTTGTGTTTTATGCATGATTTACGGGTTTTTATTGTGACTAAAGTTTGCTTGACCATGTGTGATAAATGACTGCCAAGCATGCCAATAACAGTCTTTCTTATGAATGAGTGAAACTTCAATTTGACTTCACTCGCCCGAGGTGGTGTATGGGCAAGTCGACTTTTGTCGCCAGTGGTAAATAAAGTATATTTCAGTATAGTATTGATGAATTCAATTTTACTAAATCTGATTATAAATATTTGCCAGTGTGCGGGAATGTTTTTCAAGGAAATTTAACAGTGAAAGCATATACAATCTAGAAAaaagatataatttatataGACCTATGTATCAAATACAAACCTTCAGAAATTCTTCACTAAGAAAACGTATGTTTATCACTTGATTCGTTACACGAGAGCATGTTGCTCGTTAgaacagttttttaaaaaaaaggctGGGTACTGAAAAATAAGTCATGTTACAaaggtttcaacattctcgtttaaagccagcattctcaaattttatggtcgttatgataATGAATACtacgtacatgtagtattcGGTTGAATGCTGGTcgaagtgtttcataccatcttgtttacataataattttgaccacggatactccatttacttgatcaagaccGAAGGCTCATGACgtgtgtgatcggtcaacaaggaatgcttactcctcctacccACCTGATCTCGCCTCTGGTGGGTACAGGGGTCCGCTTTTGTTCTATTTTGATATATGACATtggttactgttcgttatcttcactttttcataaaaAGTAGTAATTTCTAATTctaaaatgaaaacagaaaacaTGCTAGATGAAAAATTGGTGTAATAGAAACGGTGCAAAGGAGATTGGAATGGCGACAAACTGTAGACAAAAAGGTCATTACATTGTCCAACAATTTGGTCTTCCAGTTGCTCTTCCATGTCGCGTATGATCAATAAAAACTACTGAGAAAAGAGAATGACGGGCAGAGAAGAGCAAAGATAATCATTCTAAACTGTAAAACAGAGATAATTCGGTACATGTAAAGACCATATTGCTGAGTATATAATGTTTAAATTCTGTGTATATACGGTATGTAAGAATATCTCTGAACGAATACACGCAAAACCactataataaaacaaaaatcagaaaaatCTAAGTTTTGTCAACCGTTTGGAATTTTTCAATGCAAACAAAAATTGCGACTAATGTATATTCTGTTTAGCGTTTCATCATCAATGT is part of the Ostrea edulis chromosome 2, xbOstEdul1.1, whole genome shotgun sequence genome and harbors:
- the LOC125679357 gene encoding centrosome-associated protein CEP250-like isoform X3: MASATTRSSTAKMANYKSKVTSLQQHLTDLLTQKKSLLSRVVAEEFDKFKLTSSRVLTGDATPAEVRQTLIGLEKALKKEGLFKNVKSGFTHLKKEFLSSSSTKTISKPPSDPLSERPRRSTTSVIGEPKKETEKRRIQAVTTLGNDEVKNLNKAVGRLFDHLRIQKLSEIARESTGIPVTHGRSPTTIGKKGDDFDDFKEIIRKVRGLENELLRQKASQTTELKRLGDENRGLRNTVTELRREQEKLKGLQPITKAAKEKQVEKLEEQYNKQKKGMEGKIVELESELQENLNTTLREKAELEQMIVDGVSKLKTSIASLHTRLVGEKHQSERTKTTLTLDGVPDEKRNIDILISKIHQIEDSADLLEEKNSKLGKILIEKDVEIDKLRKSLLEISEEVTKMHGALAIIDKSPVDVVTKSGVTDTHGTKAVLTQLQHVHTSIRHYKRILQEKERSTVSPKNNDDLIPLKQQINKLYEDFVTDSSSQTDVDKVDEPSREDSPKTQRERTNEINQLLQKLSRVEKAYTALKRQNEPSEM
- the LOC125679357 gene encoding centrosome-associated protein CEP250-like isoform X2, which gives rise to MAVSQNNVEERVLKLWMANYKSKVTSLQQHLTDLLTQKKSLLSRVVAEEFDKFKLTSSRVLTGDATPAEVRQTLIGLEKALKKEGLFKNVKSGFTHLKKEFLSSSSTKTISKPPSDPLSERPRRSTTSVIGEPKKETEKRRIQAVTTLGNDEVKNLNKAVGRLFDHLRIQKLSEIARESTGIPVTHGRSPTTIGKKGDDFDDFKEIIRKVRGLENELLRQKASQTTELKRLGDENRGLRNTVTELRREQEKLKGLQPITKAAKEKQVEKLEEQYNKQKKGMEGKIVELESELQENLNTTLREKAELEQMIVDGVSKLKTSIASLHTRLVGEKHQSERTKTTLTLDGVPDEKRNIDILISKIHQIEDSADLLEEKNSKLGKILIEKDVEIDKLRKSLLEISEEVTKMHGALAIIDKSPVDVVTKSGVTDTHGTKAVLTQLQHVHTSIRHYKRILQEKERSTVSPKNNDDLIPLKQQINKLYEDFVTDSSSQTDVDKVDEPSREDSPKTQRERTNEINQLLQKLSRVEKAYTALKRQNEPSEM
- the LOC125679357 gene encoding centrosome-associated protein CEP250-like isoform X5 — its product is MANYKSKVTSLQQHLTDLLTQKKSLLSRVVAEEFDKFKLTSSRVLTGDATPAEVRQTLIGLEKALKKEGLFKNVKSGFTHLKKEFLSSSSTKTISKPPSDPLSERPRRSTTSVIGEPKKETEKRRIQAVTTLGNDEVKNLNKAVGRLFDHLRIQKLSEIARESTGIPVTHGRSPTTIGKKGDDFDDFKEIIRKVRGLENELLRQKASQTTELKRLGDENRGLRNTVTELRREQEKLKGLQPITKAAKEKQVEKLEEQYNKQKKGMEGKIVELESELQENLNTTLREKAELEQMIVDGVSKLKTSIASLHTRLVGEKHQSERTKTTLTLDGVPDEKRNIDILISKIHQIEDSADLLEEKNSKLGKILIEKDVEIDKLRKSLLEISEEVTKMHGALAIIDKSPVDVVTKSGVTDTHGTKAVLTQLQHVHTSIRHYKRILQEKERSTVSPKNNDDLIPLKQQINKLYEDFVTDSSSQTDVDKVDEPSREDSPKTQRERTNEINQLLQKLSRVEKAYTALKRQNEPSEM
- the LOC125679357 gene encoding centrosome-associated protein CEP250-like isoform X1, producing the protein MESDYTYLSENEDIKRYTKLSKMANYKSKVTSLQQHLTDLLTQKKSLLSRVVAEEFDKFKLTSSRVLTGDATPAEVRQTLIGLEKALKKEGLFKNVKSGFTHLKKEFLSSSSTKTISKPPSDPLSERPRRSTTSVIGEPKKETEKRRIQAVTTLGNDEVKNLNKAVGRLFDHLRIQKLSEIARESTGIPVTHGRSPTTIGKKGDDFDDFKEIIRKVRGLENELLRQKASQTTELKRLGDENRGLRNTVTELRREQEKLKGLQPITKAAKEKQVEKLEEQYNKQKKGMEGKIVELESELQENLNTTLREKAELEQMIVDGVSKLKTSIASLHTRLVGEKHQSERTKTTLTLDGVPDEKRNIDILISKIHQIEDSADLLEEKNSKLGKILIEKDVEIDKLRKSLLEISEEVTKMHGALAIIDKSPVDVVTKSGVTDTHGTKAVLTQLQHVHTSIRHYKRILQEKERSTVSPKNNDDLIPLKQQINKLYEDFVTDSSSQTDVDKVDEPSREDSPKTQRERTNEINQLLQKLSRVEKAYTALKRQNEPSEM
- the LOC125679357 gene encoding centrosome-associated protein CEP250-like isoform X4, whose translation is MNKQAMANYKSKVTSLQQHLTDLLTQKKSLLSRVVAEEFDKFKLTSSRVLTGDATPAEVRQTLIGLEKALKKEGLFKNVKSGFTHLKKEFLSSSSTKTISKPPSDPLSERPRRSTTSVIGEPKKETEKRRIQAVTTLGNDEVKNLNKAVGRLFDHLRIQKLSEIARESTGIPVTHGRSPTTIGKKGDDFDDFKEIIRKVRGLENELLRQKASQTTELKRLGDENRGLRNTVTELRREQEKLKGLQPITKAAKEKQVEKLEEQYNKQKKGMEGKIVELESELQENLNTTLREKAELEQMIVDGVSKLKTSIASLHTRLVGEKHQSERTKTTLTLDGVPDEKRNIDILISKIHQIEDSADLLEEKNSKLGKILIEKDVEIDKLRKSLLEISEEVTKMHGALAIIDKSPVDVVTKSGVTDTHGTKAVLTQLQHVHTSIRHYKRILQEKERSTVSPKNNDDLIPLKQQINKLYEDFVTDSSSQTDVDKVDEPSREDSPKTQRERTNEINQLLQKLSRVEKAYTALKRQNEPSEM
- the LOC125679357 gene encoding centrosome-associated protein CEP250-like isoform X6; amino-acid sequence: MLIFIVFAFHTMPLLMCLPLCSGKSTSGSILILSLNFYSPKRRIQAVTTLGNDEVKNLNKAVGRLFDHLRIQKLSEIARESTGIPVTHGRSPTTIGKKGDDFDDFKEIIRKVRGLENELLRQKASQTTELKRLGDENRGLRNTVTELRREQEKLKGLQPITKAAKEKQVEKLEEQYNKQKKGMEGKIVELESELQENLNTTLREKAELEQMIVDGVSKLKTSIASLHTRLVGEKHQSERTKTTLTLDGVPDEKRNIDILISKIHQIEDSADLLEEKNSKLGKILIEKDVEIDKLRKSLLEISEEVTKMHGALAIIDKSPVDVVTKSGVTDTHGTKAVLTQLQHVHTSIRHYKRILQEKERSTVSPKNNDDLIPLKQQINKLYEDFVTDSSSQTDVDKVDEPSREDSPKTQRERTNEINQLLQKLSRVEKAYTALKRQNEPSEM